In Streptomyces sp. NBC_00448, the following are encoded in one genomic region:
- the pyrH gene encoding UMP kinase, protein MDDGAEGAGKARDHTPTHDDDGGRRHEGRDGSTPRRYLLKLSGEAFAGGGGLGVDPDVVHAIAREIAAVVREGYEIAVVLGGGNFFRGAELQQRGMDRARSDYMGMLGTVMNCLALQDFLEKEGIETRVQTAITMGQVAEPYIPLRAVRHLEKGRVVIFGAGMGMPYFSTDTTAAQRALEIDAVAMLMGKNGVDGVYDSDPKHNPNAVRFDALEYGELIARDLRVADLTAITLCQDNKLPILVFELLAEGNIARAVKGEKIGTLVNDQGTRA, encoded by the coding sequence ATGGATGATGGTGCCGAAGGCGCCGGCAAGGCCCGCGACCACACCCCCACCCACGACGACGACGGCGGACGGCGTCACGAAGGCCGCGACGGGTCCACTCCCCGCCGCTACCTGCTCAAGCTCTCCGGTGAGGCGTTCGCCGGAGGCGGCGGTCTCGGCGTCGACCCCGACGTCGTGCACGCCATCGCCCGGGAGATCGCCGCGGTGGTCCGCGAGGGCTACGAGATCGCGGTCGTGCTCGGTGGCGGCAACTTCTTCCGCGGCGCCGAACTCCAGCAGCGCGGCATGGACCGGGCCCGCTCCGACTACATGGGCATGCTCGGCACCGTGATGAACTGCCTCGCGCTCCAGGACTTCCTGGAGAAGGAGGGCATCGAGACCCGGGTGCAGACTGCCATCACCATGGGCCAGGTCGCCGAGCCGTACATCCCGCTGCGGGCCGTCCGGCACCTGGAGAAGGGCCGCGTGGTGATCTTCGGCGCGGGCATGGGCATGCCCTACTTCTCCACCGACACCACCGCCGCCCAGCGCGCCCTGGAGATCGACGCGGTGGCGATGCTGATGGGCAAGAACGGGGTGGACGGGGTCTACGACTCCGACCCCAAGCACAATCCGAACGCCGTCCGCTTCGACGCCCTGGAGTACGGCGAGCTGATCGCCCGCGACCTGCGGGTCGCCGACCTCACGGCGATCACCCTCTGCCAGGACAACAAACTGCCCATCCTGGTCTTCGAACTGCTCGCCGAGGGCAACATCGCCCGCGCCGTCAAGGGTGAGAAGATCGGCACACTGGTCAACGACCAGGGCACCAGGGCGTGA
- the rlmN gene encoding 23S rRNA (adenine(2503)-C(2))-methyltransferase RlmN, whose protein sequence is MPVPGELTFAVPRGAKKPPRHLADLSPAERREAVAELGEKPFRAKQLSQHYFARYADDPAAWTDIPAGARGKLAGDLLPELMTVVRHASCDDGETRKTLWRLFDGTLVESVLMRYPDRVTMCISSQAGCGMNCPFCATGQAGLDRNLSTAEIVHQIVAGMRALRDGEVPGAGPGAAPDRLSNIVFMGMGEPLANYRRVIDAIRRLTDPAPDGLGLSQRGITVSTVGLVPAMHRFADEGFKCRLAVSLHAPDDELRDTLVPVNTRWKVREVLDAAWHYADVSGRRVSIEYALIRDVNDQAWRADRLGKLLKNHRVHVNLIPLNPTPGSKWTASRPEDERAFVAALQAHGVPVTVRDTRGQEIDGACGQLAASAR, encoded by the coding sequence ATGCCTGTACCCGGAGAACTGACGTTTGCCGTGCCGCGCGGGGCCAAGAAGCCGCCGCGGCATCTTGCCGACCTGTCGCCCGCGGAGCGGAGGGAGGCGGTGGCGGAGCTGGGGGAGAAGCCGTTCCGGGCCAAGCAGTTGTCGCAGCACTACTTCGCGCGCTACGCGGACGACCCGGCGGCCTGGACGGACATTCCGGCCGGGGCGCGGGGCAAGCTGGCCGGAGATCTGCTGCCGGAGCTGATGACGGTGGTGCGGCACGCGTCGTGTGACGACGGGGAGACCCGCAAGACGCTGTGGCGGCTGTTCGACGGGACCCTGGTCGAGTCGGTGCTGATGCGGTACCCGGACCGGGTGACGATGTGTATCTCGTCGCAGGCGGGCTGCGGGATGAACTGCCCGTTCTGCGCCACCGGCCAGGCGGGTCTGGACCGGAACCTGTCGACCGCGGAGATCGTGCACCAGATCGTCGCCGGGATGCGCGCGCTGCGCGACGGCGAGGTGCCCGGCGCGGGCCCCGGCGCCGCCCCGGACCGGCTGTCGAACATCGTCTTCATGGGCATGGGCGAGCCGCTGGCGAACTACCGCCGGGTCATCGACGCGATCCGCCGCCTCACCGACCCGGCGCCCGACGGGCTCGGGCTGTCCCAGCGCGGCATCACCGTCTCCACGGTCGGCCTGGTCCCCGCGATGCACCGGTTCGCCGACGAGGGCTTCAAGTGCCGCCTCGCGGTGTCCCTGCACGCCCCCGACGACGAACTGCGCGACACCCTCGTGCCGGTCAACACCCGCTGGAAGGTCCGCGAGGTGCTGGACGCCGCCTGGCACTACGCCGACGTCTCCGGCCGCCGCGTCTCCATCGAGTACGCCCTGATCCGCGACGTGAACGACCAGGCGTGGCGTGCCGACCGGCTCGGCAAGCTGCTCAAGAACCACCGGGTGCACGTCAACCTGATCCCGCTCAACCCCACCCCGGGCTCGAAGTGGACCGCCTCCCGCCCGGAGGACGAGCGGGCGTTCGTGGCCGCCCTTCAGGCGCACGGCGTGCCCGTGACCGTACGGGACACCCGCGGTCAGGAGATCGACGGGGCCTGCGGTCAGCTGGCCGCGTCCGCGCGCTGA
- a CDS encoding thiamine ABC transporter substrate-binding protein produces MKSTIRRRAVGALVLATAGATVLAGCGGSGSDSGSGKASGGKPSKTVTLVSHDSFAASKSVMAEFTKETGYTVKVLRGGDAGAAVNQAILTKDHPRGDVFFGVDNTLLSRALGNGLFDSYTAKGLDQVPADVQLDAGKHRVTPIDSGDVCVNYDRAYFTSHHLAPPQTFADLIKPQYKNLLVTENVSTSSPGLAFLLGTAATYGDAGWQAYWKKLKANGVQVVDSWEQAYDSAFSGSAAGKKAKGDKPLVVSYASSPPAEVVGVNPPPAQSPVGVATGTCFRQIEFAGVLHGAKNPAGAEAFIDFMLSRTFQQDMPLQMYVDPVVKGATEPEVFTKYGAKVPHPTTLAPDKIAAKRDDWVKSWNSIVL; encoded by the coding sequence GTGAAGAGCACCATTCGTCGGCGTGCCGTGGGCGCGCTCGTCCTCGCCACCGCGGGCGCCACCGTCCTCGCCGGCTGCGGCGGCTCGGGGTCCGACTCCGGCTCCGGCAAGGCGTCCGGCGGCAAGCCGTCGAAGACCGTCACCCTGGTCAGCCACGACTCGTTCGCGGCCTCCAAGTCGGTGATGGCGGAGTTCACCAAGGAGACCGGCTACACCGTCAAGGTGCTGCGCGGCGGCGACGCGGGCGCGGCGGTCAATCAGGCCATCCTCACCAAGGACCACCCGCGCGGCGACGTCTTCTTCGGCGTCGACAACACCCTGCTCTCCCGCGCCCTCGGCAACGGCCTGTTCGACTCCTACACCGCCAAGGGCCTGGACCAGGTGCCCGCCGACGTCCAACTCGACGCGGGCAAGCACCGGGTGACGCCGATCGACTCCGGCGACGTCTGCGTCAACTACGACCGCGCCTACTTCACCTCCCACCACCTCGCGCCGCCGCAGACCTTCGCCGACCTGATCAAGCCGCAGTACAAGAACCTGCTGGTCACCGAGAACGTCTCCACCTCCTCGCCGGGCCTGGCCTTCCTGCTGGGCACCGCCGCCACCTACGGCGACGCGGGATGGCAGGCGTACTGGAAGAAGCTGAAGGCCAACGGCGTCCAGGTCGTCGACAGTTGGGAGCAGGCGTACGACAGCGCCTTCTCCGGGTCGGCCGCCGGGAAGAAGGCCAAGGGCGACAAGCCGCTGGTGGTCTCCTACGCCTCCAGCCCGCCCGCCGAGGTGGTCGGCGTCAACCCGCCGCCCGCGCAGTCACCCGTCGGGGTGGCCACCGGCACCTGCTTCCGCCAGATCGAGTTCGCCGGAGTGCTGCACGGCGCGAAGAACCCGGCGGGCGCCGAGGCGTTCATCGACTTCATGCTCAGCAGGACCTTCCAGCAGGACATGCCGCTCCAGATGTACGTCGACCCGGTGGTGAAGGGCGCCACCGAGCCGGAGGTGTTCACCAAGTACGGCGCGAAGGTCCCGCACCCGACGACGCTCGCGCCCGACAAGATCGCCGCGAAGCGGGACGACTGGGTGAAGTCGTGGAACTCGATCGTCCTGTAG
- the frr gene encoding ribosome recycling factor produces the protein MIEETLLEAEEKMEKAVVVAKDDFAAIRTGRAHPAMFNKIVAEYYGAVTPINQLASFAVPEPRMAVITPFDSSSLRNIEEAIRNSDLGVNPSNDGRIIRVVFPQLTEERRREYIKVAKTKGEDAKISIRSVRRKAKETLDKLVKDGETGEDEVRRAEKELDDTTSKYVAQIDELLKHKETELLEV, from the coding sequence GTGATTGAAGAGACCCTCCTTGAGGCCGAGGAGAAGATGGAGAAGGCCGTCGTCGTCGCCAAGGACGACTTCGCGGCGATCCGCACCGGCCGTGCGCACCCGGCGATGTTCAACAAGATCGTCGCCGAGTACTACGGCGCGGTCACCCCGATCAACCAGCTCGCCTCCTTCGCGGTGCCCGAGCCGCGGATGGCCGTGATCACCCCCTTCGACAGCAGCAGCCTGCGCAACATCGAAGAGGCGATCCGCAACTCCGACCTCGGTGTGAACCCCAGCAACGACGGCCGGATCATCCGGGTGGTGTTCCCGCAGCTCACCGAGGAGCGCCGGCGCGAGTACATCAAGGTCGCCAAGACCAAGGGCGAGGACGCGAAGATCTCCATCCGCAGCGTCCGGCGCAAGGCCAAGGAGACCCTGGACAAGCTCGTCAAGGACGGCGAGACCGGCGAGGACGAGGTGCGCCGCGCGGAGAAGGAGCTCGACGACACCACGTCGAAGTACGTGGCGCAGATCGACGAGCTGCTCAAGCACAAGGAGACGGAGCTGCTGGAGGTCTGA
- the tsf gene encoding translation elongation factor Ts yields MANFTAADVKKLRELTAAGMMDCKNALTEAEGDLDKAVEILRVKGQKGVTKREGRSASNGAVVSLIAADNSEGVLVELKCETDFVAKGDKFVAVADAIAAHVAANKPAGIDALLNSEIKDGQTVQAFVDEANATLGEKIVLDRFAQFTDGYVASYLHRTSPDLPPQVGVLVELDKADPQTAKDVAQHIAAFAPKFLSRDEIDEETVANERRVAEATAREEGKPEAALARIVEGRVNGFFKENVVLEQAFAKDSKKTVQKVLDEAGVTLKHFARFRVGV; encoded by the coding sequence ATGGCGAACTTCACCGCCGCCGACGTCAAGAAGCTCCGCGAGCTCACCGCCGCGGGCATGATGGACTGCAAGAACGCCCTCACCGAGGCCGAAGGCGACCTGGACAAGGCCGTCGAGATCCTCCGTGTGAAGGGCCAGAAGGGCGTCACCAAGCGCGAGGGCCGCTCGGCCTCCAACGGCGCGGTCGTCTCCCTCATCGCCGCTGACAACTCCGAGGGCGTCCTCGTCGAGCTGAAGTGCGAGACCGACTTCGTCGCCAAGGGCGACAAGTTCGTCGCGGTCGCCGACGCGATCGCCGCGCACGTCGCCGCCAACAAGCCGGCCGGCATCGACGCGCTGCTCAACTCCGAGATCAAGGACGGCCAGACCGTCCAGGCGTTCGTCGATGAGGCCAACGCCACCCTCGGCGAGAAGATCGTGCTGGACCGCTTCGCGCAGTTCACCGACGGCTACGTCGCCTCCTACCTGCACCGCACCAGCCCGGACCTGCCCCCGCAGGTCGGCGTGCTGGTCGAGCTGGACAAGGCCGACCCGCAGACCGCCAAGGACGTCGCGCAGCACATCGCCGCGTTCGCCCCGAAGTTCCTCAGCCGCGACGAGATCGACGAGGAGACCGTGGCGAACGAGCGCCGGGTCGCCGAAGCCACCGCGCGCGAGGAGGGCAAGCCGGAGGCCGCCCTGGCGCGTATCGTCGAAGGACGGGTGAACGGCTTCTTCAAGGAGAACGTCGTCCTGGAGCAGGCGTTCGCCAAGGACTCCAAGAAGACCGTGCAGAAGGTGCTCGACGAGGCCGGGGTCACGCTGAAGCACTTCGCGCGCTTCCGCGTCGGCGTCTGA
- a CDS encoding TetR/AcrR family transcriptional regulator, whose protein sequence is MQRRALLDAARTLLTEGGTEALTFPALAERTGLARSSVYEYFRSRAAVVEELCAVDFPVWAAEVEAAMQAAETPADKIEAYVRSQLTLVGDRRHRAVVAISAGELDAGAREKIRAAHGGLVAMVVAALSCLGHPEPRLTAMLLQGVVDAAVRRIELGAAELPTEIVEAAVAMALHGVTRSADSPE, encoded by the coding sequence ATGCAGCGCCGCGCCCTGCTGGACGCCGCCCGCACCCTGCTGACCGAGGGCGGCACCGAAGCCCTCACCTTCCCCGCGCTCGCCGAGCGGACCGGGCTGGCCCGTTCGTCGGTCTACGAGTACTTCCGTTCGCGGGCCGCCGTCGTGGAGGAGCTGTGCGCGGTCGACTTCCCGGTCTGGGCCGCCGAGGTCGAGGCCGCGATGCAGGCCGCCGAGACCCCCGCGGACAAGATCGAGGCGTACGTCCGCAGCCAGCTCACCTTGGTCGGCGACCGCAGGCACCGCGCGGTCGTGGCGATCTCCGCCGGTGAGCTGGACGCCGGCGCGCGGGAGAAGATCCGGGCGGCGCACGGCGGCCTGGTCGCCATGGTGGTGGCCGCGCTGTCCTGCCTCGGCCACCCCGAGCCGCGGCTGACCGCCATGCTGCTGCAGGGCGTGGTCGACGCCGCCGTCCGCCGGATCGAGCTGGGTGCCGCCGAGCTGCCCACCGAGATCGTCGAGGCGGCCGTCGCCATGGCCCTGCACGGCGTCACCCGGTCGGCGGACAGCCCGGAATAG
- the rpsB gene encoding 30S ribosomal protein S2, translated as MAVVTMRELLESGVHFGHQTRRWNPKMKRFIFTERNGIYIIDLLQSLSYIDRAYEFVKETVAHGGSIMFVGTKKQAQEAIAEQASRVGMPYVNQRWLGGMLTNFSTVYKRLQRLKELEEIDFSDVAASGLTKKELLVLSREKDKLEKTLGGIREMQKVPSAVWIVDTKKEHIAVGEARKLRIPVVAILDTNCDPDEVDYKIPGNDDAIRSVTLLTRVIADAVAEGLIARSGAATGDKKAEGVAEPLAEWERDLLEGEKKADSEPATEAAAPAAEAPAADAAEAPADEAAAPADEAAAPADEAPAAPAADAAPAATEGDDSTGA; from the coding sequence ATGGCCGTCGTCACGATGCGGGAGCTGCTGGAGAGCGGCGTCCACTTCGGGCACCAGACCCGCCGCTGGAACCCGAAGATGAAGCGCTTCATCTTCACCGAGCGCAACGGCATCTACATCATCGACCTGCTCCAGTCGCTGTCGTACATCGACCGCGCCTACGAGTTCGTCAAGGAGACCGTCGCGCACGGCGGCTCCATCATGTTCGTCGGCACCAAGAAGCAGGCGCAGGAGGCAATCGCCGAGCAGGCGTCCCGCGTCGGCATGCCGTACGTCAACCAGCGCTGGCTGGGCGGCATGCTCACCAACTTCTCGACCGTCTACAAGCGCCTCCAGCGCCTGAAGGAGCTCGAGGAGATCGACTTCTCGGACGTGGCCGCCTCCGGCCTCACCAAGAAGGAGCTGCTGGTCCTCTCCCGCGAGAAGGACAAGCTGGAGAAGACCCTCGGCGGTATCCGCGAGATGCAGAAGGTGCCGAGCGCCGTCTGGATCGTGGACACCAAGAAGGAGCACATCGCCGTCGGTGAGGCGCGCAAGCTCCGTATCCCGGTGGTCGCGATCCTCGACACCAACTGCGACCCCGACGAGGTCGACTACAAGATCCCGGGCAACGACGACGCGATCCGCTCCGTCACGCTGCTCACCCGCGTGATCGCCGACGCCGTCGCCGAGGGCCTCATCGCCCGCTCCGGCGCCGCCACCGGCGACAAGAAGGCCGAAGGCGTCGCCGAGCCGCTCGCCGAGTGGGAGCGCGACCTGCTCGAGGGTGAGAAGAAGGCCGACTCCGAGCCGGCGACCGAGGCCGCCGCCCCGGCTGCCGAGGCCCCCGCCGCCGACGCCGCCGAGGCCCCCGCCGACGAGGCCGCTGCTCCGGCCGACGAGGCCGCTGCTCCGGCCGACGAGGCGCCCGCGGCTCCGGCCGCCGACGCCGCGCCCGCGGCCACCGAGGGCGACGACTCCACCGGAGCCTGA
- a CDS encoding phosphatidate cytidylyltransferase has protein sequence MPPPPPSPPQDPPPPGRGPGPGSGAGGSEPPAAPAKKSAGRDLRAAIGVGVGLGAVVVAALFVVKAVFVGIVVVAVVIGLWELTSRLAERKQIQAPLIPLAIGGTAMVIAGYLKGADGAWIAMALTALAVLVWRMAKPPEDYLRDVTAAVFAAFYVPFLATFVVMMLAADDGPRRVLVFLLLTVISDTGAYAVGWRFGSHKLAPRISPGKTREGLFGAISFAMVAGALLMQFFVDDGRWWQGLLLGLAAAVSATLGDLGESMIKRDLGIKDMGTLLPGHGGIMDRLDSLLPTAPVVWLLLVAFVGQG, from the coding sequence ATGCCGCCGCCACCCCCTTCGCCGCCCCAGGACCCGCCGCCACCGGGCCGGGGCCCCGGACCCGGTTCCGGAGCGGGCGGGTCCGAGCCGCCGGCCGCGCCCGCGAAGAAGTCCGCCGGCCGGGACCTGCGGGCGGCGATAGGGGTCGGCGTCGGCCTCGGCGCGGTGGTGGTCGCGGCGCTCTTCGTCGTCAAGGCGGTGTTCGTCGGCATCGTGGTGGTCGCGGTGGTGATCGGCCTGTGGGAGCTGACCTCCCGGCTCGCCGAGCGCAAGCAGATCCAGGCGCCGCTGATCCCGCTGGCGATCGGCGGCACCGCCATGGTGATCGCGGGGTACCTGAAGGGCGCCGACGGCGCGTGGATCGCGATGGCGCTGACCGCGCTCGCGGTCCTGGTCTGGCGGATGGCCAAGCCGCCGGAGGACTACCTGCGCGACGTGACCGCGGCCGTCTTCGCCGCGTTCTACGTGCCCTTCCTGGCCACCTTCGTCGTCATGATGCTCGCCGCCGACGACGGCCCGCGCCGGGTGCTGGTGTTCCTCCTGCTCACCGTGATCAGCGACACCGGCGCCTACGCGGTCGGCTGGCGCTTCGGCAGCCACAAGCTCGCCCCCCGGATCAGCCCCGGCAAGACCCGGGAGGGGTTGTTCGGCGCGATCTCCTTCGCCATGGTGGCCGGCGCGCTGCTCATGCAGTTCTTCGTGGACGACGGCCGCTGGTGGCAGGGCCTGCTGCTCGGCCTCGCCGCCGCCGTCAGCGCCACCCTCGGGGACCTCGGCGAGTCCATGATCAAGCGCGACCTCGGCATCAAGGACATGGGCACCCTCCTCCCGGGCCACGGCGGCATCATGGACCGCCTCGACTCCCTCCTCCCCACCGCCCCGGTCGTCTGGCTCCTCCTCGTGGCCTTCGTCGGCCAGGGCTGA
- a CDS encoding LLM class F420-dependent oxidoreductase: MTSGAQQQDIGRVGVWNMRLGQGDSEFQGENREAAAELDELGYGAIWLGGSPPVASAVPLLAATRRITVATGILSVWNQPAAEVAQNIADLEAGAAERFLLGLGVSHAPITEGYAHPYAKMVEFLDGLDSAPAPVPAGRRVLAALGPRMLKLAADRSAGAHPYLVTVEHVAQARAALGPGKLLAPELGVVLDSDLGRAHATARGALSMYLQLPNYVNNWRRLGFTDEDFADGGSGQLLDALFAIGDAADVRTRVAAYHEAGADHVAIQVLRPDTALPRAEWRELAAAMPLD; this comes from the coding sequence ATGACTTCAGGAGCACAGCAACAGGACATCGGCCGGGTCGGCGTGTGGAACATGCGGCTGGGCCAGGGCGACAGCGAGTTCCAGGGTGAGAACCGCGAGGCCGCCGCCGAGCTGGACGAACTCGGCTACGGCGCGATCTGGCTCGGCGGATCGCCGCCCGTCGCCAGTGCGGTGCCGCTGCTCGCCGCCACCCGCCGCATCACCGTGGCCACCGGCATCCTCAGCGTCTGGAACCAGCCCGCGGCGGAGGTCGCCCAGAACATCGCCGACCTGGAGGCCGGCGCGGCCGAGCGGTTCCTGCTCGGCCTCGGGGTCAGCCACGCCCCGATCACCGAGGGCTACGCGCACCCGTACGCGAAGATGGTCGAGTTCCTCGACGGCCTCGACTCGGCCCCCGCCCCGGTTCCGGCCGGACGGCGGGTGCTCGCCGCGCTCGGTCCGCGGATGCTCAAGCTCGCCGCCGACCGCTCCGCCGGCGCGCACCCGTATCTGGTCACGGTCGAGCACGTCGCCCAGGCGCGTGCCGCCCTCGGCCCCGGCAAGCTGCTCGCGCCCGAGCTGGGCGTCGTCCTCGACTCCGACCTGGGCCGGGCCCACGCGACGGCCCGCGGCGCCCTGTCGATGTACCTCCAGCTTCCCAACTACGTCAACAACTGGCGGCGGCTCGGCTTCACCGACGAGGACTTCGCGGACGGCGGCAGCGGCCAACTGCTCGACGCGCTCTTCGCCATCGGTGACGCCGCCGATGTCCGCACCCGGGTCGCCGCCTACCACGAGGCCGGCGCCGACCATGTGGCGATCCAGGTGCTGCGCCCCGACACCGCCCTTCCACGTGCCGAATGGCGCGAGCTGGCCGCCGCGATGCCGCTGGACTGA
- a CDS encoding ABC transporter permease, giving the protein MEAGPANRKAGRRRTATGLALAALPLAFFAAFFAYPVASIVGRGLHPGGHWRLGRIGDVLGDGSVRHVLWFTCWQAGASTALTLAVALPGAYAFARLDFPGKRLLRAVVTVPFVLPTVVAGSAFLALLGQGGFTDSLFGVRLDTSVWAILIAHVFFNYAVVVRTVGGLWAQLDPRQEEAARMLGAGRLAAWRRVTLPALAPSVASAAVMVFLFTFTSFGVIQILGGPTRATLEVEIYRETAEIFDLPTAAVLTLLQLVAVVAILAVHAWTARRRESALRLVDPAGTAHRPRGAGERTLLAAVLGSIALLILLPLGVLAARSLDGPNGYGFAFYRALGSTSADGTFLVSPLHTVWNSLRYAAAATVIALLVGGLAAAALTRRSGRLMRGFDGLLMLPLGTSAVTVGFGFLITLDKPPLDLRDSWLLVPLAQALVGAPFVVRVMLPVLRAVDERLREAAAVLGASPLRVWREVELPLVGRALGIAAGFAFAVSLGEFGATVFIARPDSPTLPVAVSRLLGRAGEMNYGQAMALSTILMVVCAASLLILEYPLSGRTTPRRKDAPGGKDVRAAAQGLAPAPRANASRTAPEPSAVPEAPAAPARSESPR; this is encoded by the coding sequence CTGGAGGCAGGGCCTGCCAACCGGAAGGCGGGGCGCCGCCGCACCGCGACCGGGCTAGCCCTGGCCGCCCTGCCGCTGGCGTTCTTCGCCGCCTTCTTCGCCTACCCGGTGGCGTCCATCGTCGGCCGGGGCCTGCACCCGGGCGGCCACTGGCGGCTCGGCCGGATCGGCGACGTGCTCGGCGACGGCTCGGTACGGCACGTGCTGTGGTTCACCTGCTGGCAGGCCGGCGCGTCCACCGCGCTGACCCTCGCGGTCGCGCTGCCCGGCGCGTACGCCTTCGCCCGGCTGGACTTCCCCGGCAAGCGGCTGCTGCGGGCCGTGGTCACCGTGCCGTTCGTGCTGCCGACCGTCGTCGCCGGCTCGGCGTTCCTCGCGCTGCTCGGGCAGGGCGGCTTCACCGACAGCCTCTTCGGCGTACGCCTGGACACCTCCGTGTGGGCGATCCTGATCGCGCACGTCTTCTTCAACTACGCCGTGGTCGTCCGCACCGTCGGCGGCCTGTGGGCGCAACTCGACCCGCGCCAGGAGGAGGCCGCCCGCATGCTCGGCGCGGGCCGCCTCGCCGCCTGGCGCCGCGTCACCCTGCCCGCCCTCGCCCCCTCCGTCGCGTCGGCCGCGGTGATGGTCTTCCTGTTCACCTTCACCTCCTTCGGCGTGATCCAGATCCTCGGCGGCCCCACCCGCGCCACCCTGGAGGTCGAGATCTACCGGGAGACCGCAGAGATCTTCGACCTGCCCACCGCGGCCGTGCTCACCCTGCTCCAACTCGTCGCGGTCGTCGCGATCCTGGCCGTGCACGCGTGGACGGCCCGCCGCCGCGAGTCCGCGCTGCGGCTGGTCGACCCGGCCGGCACCGCGCACCGCCCGCGCGGCGCGGGCGAACGCACGCTGCTCGCCGCCGTCCTCGGGTCGATCGCGCTGCTGATCCTGCTGCCGCTCGGCGTGCTCGCGGCCCGCTCCCTCGACGGCCCGAACGGCTACGGCTTCGCCTTCTACCGCGCGCTCGGCTCCACCAGCGCCGACGGGACCTTCCTCGTCTCACCGCTGCACACGGTCTGGAACTCGCTGCGCTACGCCGCCGCCGCGACCGTCATCGCCCTGCTGGTCGGCGGGCTGGCCGCGGCCGCGCTCACCCGCCGCAGCGGGCGGCTGATGCGCGGCTTCGACGGGCTGCTGATGCTGCCGCTGGGCACCTCCGCGGTCACGGTCGGCTTCGGCTTCCTGATCACGCTCGACAAGCCGCCGCTCGACCTGCGCGACTCCTGGCTGCTGGTGCCGCTCGCGCAGGCGCTGGTCGGCGCGCCGTTCGTGGTACGGGTGATGCTGCCGGTGCTGAGGGCGGTCGACGAGCGGCTGCGGGAGGCCGCCGCAGTGCTCGGCGCGTCCCCGCTACGGGTCTGGCGCGAGGTCGAACTGCCCCTGGTCGGGCGGGCGTTGGGCATCGCGGCCGGGTTCGCGTTCGCGGTGTCGCTCGGCGAGTTCGGCGCCACGGTCTTCATCGCCCGGCCCGACAGCCCCACCCTCCCGGTGGCCGTCTCCCGCCTGCTCGGCCGGGCCGGCGAGATGAACTACGGCCAGGCGATGGCCCTGAGCACCATCCTCATGGTGGTCTGCGCGGCCAGCCTGCTGATCCTGGAGTACCCGCTGTCCGGGCGTACGACGCCGCGCCGCAAGGACGCGCCGGGCGGTAAGGACGTACGGGCCGCCGCGCAGGGCCTGGCTCCGGCTCCCCGGGCCAATGCATCCCGCACGGCGCCCGAGCCCTCCGCCGTACCCGAGGCCCCCGCCGCCCCTGCCCGCTCGGAGAGCCCACGATGA
- a CDS encoding peptidoglycan DD-metalloendopeptidase family protein, which yields MAYTAAWLTVMVAVLAAGGGVGPGAGAGVGADGRPGGGAAGGGAAAPVRSGYGAGARVPAGCTGPPGPAALCWPVAGPGARGRPLLLRGFEPPATAWAAGHRGVDLSAAPRAEVRAAAAGEVAFARPVAGVPVVVVALPGGLRTTYEPVRAAVAVGARVAAGDRLGEAAAEVPAHCAAACVHWGLLRGDVYLDPLTLLPPALRRAGPSRLLPVDGAARA from the coding sequence ATGGCGTACACGGCGGCGTGGTTGACGGTGATGGTGGCGGTGCTGGCGGCGGGCGGAGGCGTGGGGCCCGGGGCCGGCGCGGGAGTTGGGGCCGACGGCCGGCCCGGCGGTGGGGCCGCCGGTGGTGGCGCCGCGGCTCCGGTCAGGTCGGGGTACGGCGCCGGGGCGCGGGTGCCCGCGGGCTGCACCGGACCGCCCGGACCGGCAGCGCTGTGCTGGCCGGTGGCGGGGCCGGGGGCGCGGGGGCGGCCGCTGTTGCTGCGCGGCTTCGAGCCGCCGGCGACCGCGTGGGCGGCGGGGCATCGCGGTGTCGATCTGTCGGCCGCGCCGCGCGCGGAGGTGCGGGCGGCGGCTGCGGGCGAGGTCGCCTTCGCCAGACCGGTCGCCGGGGTCCCGGTGGTGGTCGTCGCGCTGCCCGGCGGCCTGCGCACCACCTACGAACCGGTACGGGCCGCGGTCGCGGTCGGCGCGCGGGTGGCCGCAGGGGACCGGCTGGGCGAGGCCGCCGCCGAGGTGCCGGCGCACTGCGCGGCGGCCTGCGTGCACTGGGGGCTGCTGCGCGGCGACGTCTACCTCGACCCGCTCACCCTGCTCCCGCCGGCGCTGCGCCGGGCCGGACCGTCGCGGCTGCTGCCGGTGGACGGGGCGGCCCGGGCGTAG